DNA sequence from the Rhizoctonia solani chromosome 10, complete sequence genome:
TGAATGAAAAGGATCATGAAACCCATGTGCGAGAGGTACTGAAAAGGCTACAGGATAATGACCTTTTTTGCAATATGagaaatgccatttccacgtcaagaAGATTGATTATCTAGGAATATTGagaaatgccatttccacgtcaagaAGATTGATTATCTAGGGTTTATCATATCGGAATTTGGTATAGAAGTTGATCAATCTAAGGTCACAGACGCCCTGAACTGGTCgacacctaagaatgtcaaaaacatccaagaattcttaggatttgtgaacttcTATAGACGGTTTATCCCTAATTTTGGCAACATGGCACGGCCTTTGTATAATTTGCTCAAGAAAGACAGtcaatggaaatgggaacaaGCAGAACAGCAATCCTTTGACGGCCTTAAAAATGTCTTACCTCAGCACCCTTGCTTTTACAGCCTGACACCACAAGACAATTTTATGTAGAATGCAACGCATCGGACTATGCCACTGGAGCAATACTATCTCAGCGTAATCCTGAAGGGAAACTAGCCCCCGTAGCCtatctatcaaaatccctatCCCCAGCCGAAAAAAACTACGACATCTTTGACAAAGAATTACTGgcagtcattagggcatttaaggaatggcgtcattTACTGGAAGGGTCAGAAttaccagtccaagttctaacaGATCATAAGAATTTGGAGTATTTCTCTACGTCACAATCCTTGAACAAACGTCAAATCCGATGGGCAAATTTCCTAGTAGACTACAATTTCCAGATTACCTACAGACCTGGGGCACAGAACAAAAAGGCGGATATTCTCTCTAGACGCTATGATTtaataccccttgaagggggggtagagaaccaggttctcctAAAACCGGAACTTTTCATCGCATCTATTACCCCAGATCAGGAAATCAACGATCTGATTGGTGAAGCAATCTATGAGGATGAACGTCTTAAAGAAATCTTGTACAAGCTCCAGAACAAAAATAAAGTAGTTGACTGGGAATTAAAGGAAGGATTACTATGGTTTCAAGGGAAATATTTGTTCCAAAGGATGACACTATTAGGAACCTTATCTTGGAATCTAGGCATGACGCTTTAGCAGCAGGGCATCCAGGACAGGCCAGGACATTAGAACTTGTTTCCAGGAAAAATTTGTCATTCTTATGTCAGCCATTGCGAAACCTGCATCAGGTCCAAACCAACAAACCAAGTATCTGTAGGATTACTAAAACCattgcaaattcctgaacgtcctgggaagacatagcctatgacatgattgtgggactacCGGTTTCAGAAGGCTTTGATGCCATACTTACTGTCATTGACCgattctcaaaaatggtccaCTTTATTCCTACCCAATCCACGGCGTTGGCTATTGATATTGCCAACCTCTTCATCACGTATATATGGAAATTACACGGCCTCCCTAGAAGTACGGTTTCAGACAGAGGTCCTACATTTAATGCCAAGTTCATTCGTCATCTGTATAAAAGGTTGGACATTAAACCCACATACtctacagcctaccatccgcaaacagatggacagacagaacgaATACAAAGGGAGGCTGAAATCTTTATCCGTATGTTCGGAAATCACCGCCAATCAGACTGGGTATCCCTACTTCCTTTGGCCAAGTTTGCCCTCAATAATCTAAAACAAACTTCTACGGGCAAATCTCCATTCCAGATATGTTACGCTTAAATCCCCGATTCTCTGTAGGTCAAAAACAGATGAAtcagtacccaatgcagatgAACACGCGGAGTTCTTAGAACAAGGCTAcgatgaagtcaaggcaGCATTGTCCCTGtcacaagaaaggatgaaacacttctaTGATCAACATCACagaaaagaagaagaaattcaagtaggagACAAAGCCTGGCTGAGCCATCAAAATATATCTACAGACAGACCCTCAATGAAACTCAGCCACAAAAAATTAGGACCCTACTTAGTAATCAAAAGAATAGGATC
Encoded proteins:
- a CDS encoding Retrotransposable element Tf2 protein, whose product is MIDSGATSCFIHPLLVETYRLPTYLHPIPKKLRVIDGQEIDSGQITHFTRFKCTIGNHTKELECHISNIGNHQTQAVEEIPTPYQEFSRVFSEEESSKLPPHRPYDIAIELLPDAKPRHGPIYSLGPREDAELKETIEKQLKAGLIRPSKSPMASPILFVKKKNGKLRMCVDYRRLNSMTKKNAKFDLKSGYNLVRIKEGDEWKTAFKTKYGLFEYLVMPFGLTNAPASFQDMMNKIFRDLLDVYVIIYLDDILVFSLNEKDHETHVREKCHFHVKKIDYLGFIISEFGIEVDQSKVTDALNWSTPKNVKNIQEFLGFVNFYRRFIPNFGNMARPLYNLLKKDSQWKWEQAEQQSFDGLKNPDTTRQFYVECNASDYATGAILSQRNPEGKLAPVAYLSKSLSPAEKNYDIFDKELLAVIRAFKEWRHLLEGSELPVQVLTDHKNLEYFSTSQSLNKRQIRWANFLVDYNFQITYRPGAQNKKADILSRRYDLIPLEGGVENQVLLKPELFIASITPDQEINDLIGEAIYEDERLKEILYKLQNKNKVVDWELKEGLLWFQGKYLFQRMTLLGTLSWNLGMTL
- a CDS encoding Retrotransposable element Tf2 protein; translation: MIVGLPVSEGFDAILTVIDRFSKMVHFIPTQSTALAIDIANLFITYIWKLHGLPRSTVSDRGPTFNAKFIRHLYKRLDIKPTYSTAYHPQTDGQTERIQREAEIFIRMFGNHRQSDWVSLLPLAKYVTLKSPILCRSKTDESVPNADEHAEFLEQGYDEVKAALSLSQERMKHFYDQHHRKEEEIQTLNETQPQKIRTLLSNQKNRITRIQTSITPTMRIHPVFHINLLTKFHPDPHGRDPPQPAPIVTEEGEEEYEVEKILDSKWKGRGKTRKLWYLIKWKGYDKGSNSWEPIDNVANAKEAKEEFHKEYPDAVGA